From the Terriglobia bacterium genome, the window GTCGGTAAATTCCTGCAAACCTCCCTTACCCCGAACCAGGCCGATCGCCGCGGCATGATAGATCGAGTATTTGCTGTCGAGCCCTCGCATAATCTCCCGCTTATTGCAGAGATCCAGCACCAGCGGCGCGACCCGGACACGAACCGCTTTGATGGCATCCGGTTCCGGGCGGTAATCGCGATGCAGATCGATACAGCCGTCGATCGTGGGTTGCACGACGATACCGCATGGATAGGGCTTGTAGGTGTTGTAACGGATCTGGAAGTCTTCGCCAAGCCCGGCTGTAATTTTCGAGAGGTCGTAATCGGAGGCCAGAACCGCCGCAAAACCGCGCGGGCTTTCTATAGCGTATTCACCGGCCGTGAAGTTTTCCTTCGCCATGATGGCGGCAAAGTAGCCGTTGCGCGCAGCGTGGCCGGCATGAAACGACTTGGCCATCGATCCGAACATCTCTCGAATACCGGAAGCCTGGGTTGCCGCGAGACCCATTGCCCATATCATTTGCTGCGTTGAAAGGCCGATCAGCTTTCCGATCGCGGCCGCGGCGCCGAATACTCCGGCAGTTGCTGTAATGTGCCAGCCGGCATTGTAGTGCGCGGGATACACGGCATTGCCGATCCGCGACTCGGTTTCGAAACCTACCAGAAAGGCGTGCAAAAAGTCCTGCCCGCTGATGGGCTTGGTGCTTGCATATGCAAACAACGCGGATGCTACCGGAGGCGTCGGATGGATATAGTTCATCGGAGTCGTGTCGTCGTATTCAAACACGTGGCCGCTGATGCCGTTGATCACAGCCGCATATAGAGGATCGAATCGCTCGGCTCGTGCCAGCAGCGCTGCAGTGCGCTCGCCGGAGAAAGGCGAGAGCGCGCGTATCGCAATGTCGACCGCCGGTTCGCGGCTGCCTCCGACGGCACAGCCGACGAAGTTCAGGAGGGAGCGCCTGGCTTCGTGTATAACGTCGTTGGGAATCTGTTCGTACCGGCTCG encodes:
- a CDS encoding MmgE/PrpD family protein; translation: MSQTKTLSSYVVSSRYEQIPNDVIHEARRSLLNFVGCAVGGSREPAVDIAIRALSPFSGERTAALLARAERFDPLYAAVINGISGHVFEYDDTTPMNYIHPTPPVASALFAYASTKPISGQDFLHAFLVGFETESRIGNAVYPAHYNAGWHITATAGVFGAAAAIGKLIGLSTQQMIWAMGLAATQASGIREMFGSMAKSFHAGHAARNGYFAAIMAKENFTAGEYAIESPRGFAAVLASDYDLSKITAGLGEDFQIRYNTYKPYPCGIVVQPTIDGCIDLHRDYRPEPDAIKAVRVRVAPLVLDLCNKREIMRGLDSKYSIYHAAAIGLVRGKGGLQEFTDAAVNDPSIRNVREKVSPTGDASITEDQSHIEVDLTDGRTITRFVEQSLGNLRRPLSDRQLEEKFRDQALPRLSGAQVDRLIDLCWRFDQLADVNDVIRATTP